The following proteins come from a genomic window of Diprion similis isolate iyDipSimi1 chromosome 8, iyDipSimi1.1, whole genome shotgun sequence:
- the LOC124409728 gene encoding uncharacterized protein LOC124409728 has translation MQAQPVTLQSQFRPQGIYNHQLGGGSGIPHSAGSSASNSPDHYNERFSPPTHLMDLSNAPEHRVLPGFHSHPQIYQQHPYIVYEFQDQQQKMQSYEREALHAHGEYERRLDDHSPGFLSDHSHTSRDNEPSFYLTPSPQMYSSGEEMTSAPTATTYVGHQAEYKPEPTEYKPELAKYKPEPTEVKPDIVATGSPDVQQGFFEGGRPPATVAKRKRKLSIDNCSESDGDSQSSGGKLKVRRKSGATVEEIQNQRVMANHRERQRTQNLNEAFASLRQIIPTMPSDKLSKIQTLKLATRYIDFLYQVLHCSAENREGLEDNGERSPGKIVLGARKISASLSRNYTAQDKLTTAFNMWRMEGDLNFNL, from the exons ATGCAGGCTCAGCCGGTTACCCTGCAGAGTCAGTTTCGGCCACAGGGAATCTACAACCACCAGCTCGGGGGCGGTTCCGGTATACCTCACAGCGCCGGAAGCAGCGCGAGCAACTCGCCGGATCATTACAACGAGAGGTTTTCGCCACCGACGCACCTGATGGACCTCAGCAACGCTCCGGAGCACCGAGTGCTTCCGGGATTTCATTCCCACCCTCAGATCTATCAGCAGCATCCTTACATAGTCTACGAGTtccaggaccaacagcaaaagATGCAGTCTTACGAGAGGGAAGCTCTTCACGCCCACGGCGAGTACGAAAGGCGGCTCGACGATCATTCGCCCGGATTTTTATCCGACCACAGCCACACCAGCAGGGACAACGAGCCCAGCTTCTACCTGACGCCGTCACCGCAGATGTACTCCTCGGGCGAGGAGATGACCTCGGCACCAACGGCGACGACCTACGTCGGTCACCAGGCCGAGTACAAGCCCGAGCCGACGGAGTACAAGCCTGAACTTGCCAAGTATAAGCCGGAGCCGACGGAGGTAAAGCCGGACATCGTCGCCACGGGATCGCCGGATGTTCAGCAAGGGTTCTTCGAGGGGGGGAGACCGCCGGCTACCGTTGCGAAGCGGAAGCGGAAGCTCAGCATCGACAACTGCAGCGAGTCCGACGGGGACTCCCAGTCCTCCGGAGGAAAGCTTAAGGTGCGCAGGAAGAGCGGCGCTACCGTCGAAGAGATACAGAACCAGAGGGTGATGGCCAACCACAGGGAGAGACAGCGGACCCAGAACCTCAATGAGGCCTTCGCCTCCCTTAGGCAGATCATACCCACAATGCCCAGCGACAAGCTTAGCAAGATTCAGACCCTGAAGCTCGCCACGCGATACATCGACTTCCTTTATCAAGTGCTTCACTGCAGCGCCGAGAATCGGGAGGGACTCGAGGACAACG GAGAACGGAGTCCCGGAAAAATTGTACTCGGGGCCAGGAAGATCAGCGCCTCTTTGTCGCGAAATTATACCGCACAGGACAAATTGACGACCGCGTTTAATATGTGGAGAATGGAGGGTGACTTGAACTTTAATCTGTAA
- the LOC124408838 gene encoding ubiquitin-conjugating enzyme E2 J2, translating to MVIMNRKPNTATARLKQDYLRLKKDPVPYVVAEPVPSNILEWHYVVNGPESTPYEGGFYHGKLVFPREFPFKPPSIYMTTPNGRFKVNTRLCLSISDFHPDTWNPAWSVSTILTGLLSFMIEKSPTLGSIETPDYEKRLLASQSLEYNLKDSIFCELFPDTVSAIKAELERRKELEKQARHQSTASEVSSLIRDQFQREQSPLHSALTNLIVIIGFAAFAYTVKYVLRSIATE from the exons atggtaATAATGAATAGAAAGCCAAACACTGCTACTGCTAGATTAAAGCAAGACTATTTGAGACTGAAAAAGGACCCGGTGCCGTACGTCGTCGCTGAACCCGTTCCTTCAAATATCTTAGAATG GCATTATGTCGTCAACGGTCCGGAAAGTACACCTTACGAGGGTGGATTTTATCACGGAAAGCTCGTATTTCCAAGGGAGTTTCCTTTCAAACCACCTAGTATATACATGACCACACCAAACGGCAGATTCAAAGTAAATACACGGCTTTGTCTATCCATATCTGACTTTCATCCAGACACATGGAACCCGGCGTGGAGTGTTTCCACCATTCTTACCGGCCTCCTTAGCTTCATG ATTGAAAAGAGCCCAACTTTGGGCAGCATAGAGACACCAGACTATGAAAAAAGACTGTTGGCATCGCAGAGCCTTGAGTACAACCTCAAGGATAGTATATTTTGCGAATTATTCCCAGACACAGTATCG GCTATAAAAGCAGAGTTGGAGCGCCGCAAAGAACTGGAAAAGCAGGCAAGGCATCAGTCGACAGCATCTGAAGTATCTTCGTTAATTAGAGATCAGTTTCAGAGAGAACAGAGTCCGCTTCATAGTGCCCTCACTAACCTTATTGTTATCATAGGTTTCGCCGCTTTTGCCTATACTGTGAAGTATGTTTTGAGAAGCATCGCTACCGAGTAA
- the LOC124410071 gene encoding serine/threonine-protein kinase Pink1, mitochondrial isoform X2, which yields MSLRTAAQRLLQNGRVLLRSVRNPQYYTQGNKIHVVVVGKTQGQLPTGGNVSAAGRHLGFLGLQARRIFVDNVLKRVTNSLAGDLRRRAAKRLLFGDSRPFFALVGVSLASGTGILTKDDELEGVCWEIREAVSKVQWNTPKNDQNYEATTIEDKPVDLKDFVIGPAIAKGCSAVVYATRPIDPEEKQDSQITVDTINKDLSSFPLAIKMMFNYDAESNATAILRAMYRETVPARKHCQNEELALWEQKMADNKRVLPPHPNIVAMYCVFADRVPDLPGSSKMYPDALPARINPNGSGRNMSLFLLMKRDLKSDNILLDLSEERDNCPSLVITDFGCCLADKTHGLYLPYSSHDIDKGGNSALMAPEIVNAEPGPFTSLNYTKADLWAAGAIAYEIFGQKNPFYGEKGQKPLLMNHSYVESELPPLPEVIPPVIVALIKNMLNTSMYKRNSPDTAATIIELFLWAPSSWLRSDSKLPSSNEILQWLLCLTTKVLCEGRKVTDSTSNQFSQKINEDLVSNREYTRQMSTRSCGRRTMPEYQLIASFLSRVSLINVRDALKWIHNHT from the exons ATGTCGTTACGAACGGCAGCGCAACGTCTCCTGCAAAATGGTCGTGTGCTTCTCCGTTCAGTACGCAATCCACAATATTACACGCAAGGCAACAAAATACACGTTGTGGTAGTAG GTAAGACCCAGGGCCAGCTGCCCACGGGTGGTAATGTCTCTGCTGCAGGGAGACACCTCGGATTCCTGGGACTCCAAGCTCGGCGAATATTTGTTGACAATGTTTTGAAGCGAGTGACCAATAGTCTCGCAGGAGATTTACGGCGTCGTGCAGCGAAGCGTTTATTATTTGGAGATTCAAGACCATTCTTTGCTCTTGTTGGCGTATCGCTCGCATCTGGTACAGGAATACTTACGAAAGATGACGAGCTGGAAGGTGTTTGCTGGGAAATCAGA GAGGCTGTGTCCAAGGTACAATGGAACACTCCAAAGAACGACCAGAATTACGAAGCAACGACGATTGAAGACAAGCCAGTTGATTTAAAGGATTTTGTAATTGGACCAGCAATAGCCAAAGGATGCTCAGCAGTTGTTTACGCCACTCGTCCGATTGACCCTGAAGAGAAACAGGACTCTCAAATTACTGTTGATACCATTAATAAGGATCTGTCTAGCTTTCCATTAGCTATTAAAATGATGTTTAACTACGATGCAGAGTCTAATGCAACAGCTATTTTAAGGGCCATGTACAGAGAGACTGTACCAGCTAGAAAACATTGTCAGAATGAAGAGCTGGCTTTGTGGGAACAAAAAATGGCTGACAACAAAAGAGTTCTTCCTCCACATCCAAACATCGTCGCTATGTATTGTGTTTTTGCCGATAGAGTTCCTGATTTACCTGGATCGTCGAAAATGTATCCTGATGCTCTTCCAGCTAGGATTAACCCGAACGGCTCTGGAAGGAATATGAGTCTCTTTTTGCTGATGAAAAG gGATCTCAAAAGTGACAATATTCTTCTGGACCTTTCGGAAGAGCGTGATAATTGCCCGTCATTGGTAATAACTGATTTTGGATGCTGCTTGGCAGACAAAACTCATGGTCTCTACTTGCCATATAGTTCTCACGATATTGACAAAGGAGGAAACAGTGCACTGATGGCTCCAGAGATCGTCAATGCTGAACCAGGACCATTCACTAGCTTAAATTATACAAAAGCTGATCTGTGGGCCGCAGGGGCTATTGCATACGAAATATTTGGTCAGAAGAATCCATTTTATGGAGAAAAAGGACAAAAACCATTGCTGATGAACCACAGCTACGTAGAGTCGGAATTGCCGCCACTTCCAGAAGTGATACCACCTGTTATTGTGGCGTTGATTAAGAATATGCTCAACACAAGCATGTACAAG AGAAATAGCCCCGATACGGCGGCAACCATTATAGAACTCTTTCTGTGGGCACCAAGTTCTTGGTTACGTAGTGACAGTAAATTACCGTCAAGTAATGAG atTCTTCAATGGCTTTTGTGTCTCACGACCAAAGTTCTTTGCGAGGGGCGAAAAGTTACTGATTCTACATCTAATCAATTTTCTCAGAAAATCAACGAAGATCTCGTTTCCAATCGTGAGTATACTCGGCAAATGTCTACGCGATCATGTGGACGTCGCACAATGCCCGAGTATCAATTGATAGCCAGCTTTTTAAGTAGGGTTTCGCTGATAAATGTCAGGGACGCGTTGAAGTGGATTCATAACCACACTTAA
- the LOC124410071 gene encoding serine/threonine-protein kinase Pink1, mitochondrial isoform X1, giving the protein MSLRTAAQRLLQNGRVLLRSVRNPQYYTQGNKIHVVVVGKTQGQLPTGGNVSAAGRHLGFLGLQARRIFVDNVLKRVTNSLAGDLRRRAAKRLLFGDSRPFFALVGVSLASGTGILTKDDELEGVCWEIREAVSKVQWNTPKNDQNYEATTIEDKPVDLKDFVIGPAIAKGCSAVVYATRPIDPEEKQDSQITVDTINKDLSSFPLAIKMMFNYDAESNATAILRAMYRETVPARKHCQNEELALWEQKMADNKRVLPPHPNIVAMYCVFADRVPDLPGSSKMYPDALPARINPNGSGRNMSLFLLMKRYDVSLKQYMVGRELNVRKSILLLAQLLEGIVHMCSAGIAHRDLKSDNILLDLSEERDNCPSLVITDFGCCLADKTHGLYLPYSSHDIDKGGNSALMAPEIVNAEPGPFTSLNYTKADLWAAGAIAYEIFGQKNPFYGEKGQKPLLMNHSYVESELPPLPEVIPPVIVALIKNMLNTSMYKRNSPDTAATIIELFLWAPSSWLRSDSKLPSSNEILQWLLCLTTKVLCEGRKVTDSTSNQFSQKINEDLVSNREYTRQMSTRSCGRRTMPEYQLIASFLSRVSLINVRDALKWIHNHT; this is encoded by the exons ATGTCGTTACGAACGGCAGCGCAACGTCTCCTGCAAAATGGTCGTGTGCTTCTCCGTTCAGTACGCAATCCACAATATTACACGCAAGGCAACAAAATACACGTTGTGGTAGTAG GTAAGACCCAGGGCCAGCTGCCCACGGGTGGTAATGTCTCTGCTGCAGGGAGACACCTCGGATTCCTGGGACTCCAAGCTCGGCGAATATTTGTTGACAATGTTTTGAAGCGAGTGACCAATAGTCTCGCAGGAGATTTACGGCGTCGTGCAGCGAAGCGTTTATTATTTGGAGATTCAAGACCATTCTTTGCTCTTGTTGGCGTATCGCTCGCATCTGGTACAGGAATACTTACGAAAGATGACGAGCTGGAAGGTGTTTGCTGGGAAATCAGA GAGGCTGTGTCCAAGGTACAATGGAACACTCCAAAGAACGACCAGAATTACGAAGCAACGACGATTGAAGACAAGCCAGTTGATTTAAAGGATTTTGTAATTGGACCAGCAATAGCCAAAGGATGCTCAGCAGTTGTTTACGCCACTCGTCCGATTGACCCTGAAGAGAAACAGGACTCTCAAATTACTGTTGATACCATTAATAAGGATCTGTCTAGCTTTCCATTAGCTATTAAAATGATGTTTAACTACGATGCAGAGTCTAATGCAACAGCTATTTTAAGGGCCATGTACAGAGAGACTGTACCAGCTAGAAAACATTGTCAGAATGAAGAGCTGGCTTTGTGGGAACAAAAAATGGCTGACAACAAAAGAGTTCTTCCTCCACATCCAAACATCGTCGCTATGTATTGTGTTTTTGCCGATAGAGTTCCTGATTTACCTGGATCGTCGAAAATGTATCCTGATGCTCTTCCAGCTAGGATTAACCCGAACGGCTCTGGAAGGAATATGAGTCTCTTTTTGCTGATGAAAAG GTATGATGTCAGCTTGAAACAATATATGGTGGGCAGAGAATTAAACGTTCGAAAATCGATATTGCTGTTAGCACAACTATTGGAAGGGATTGTTCATATGTGCTCAGCAGGTATTGCACACAG gGATCTCAAAAGTGACAATATTCTTCTGGACCTTTCGGAAGAGCGTGATAATTGCCCGTCATTGGTAATAACTGATTTTGGATGCTGCTTGGCAGACAAAACTCATGGTCTCTACTTGCCATATAGTTCTCACGATATTGACAAAGGAGGAAACAGTGCACTGATGGCTCCAGAGATCGTCAATGCTGAACCAGGACCATTCACTAGCTTAAATTATACAAAAGCTGATCTGTGGGCCGCAGGGGCTATTGCATACGAAATATTTGGTCAGAAGAATCCATTTTATGGAGAAAAAGGACAAAAACCATTGCTGATGAACCACAGCTACGTAGAGTCGGAATTGCCGCCACTTCCAGAAGTGATACCACCTGTTATTGTGGCGTTGATTAAGAATATGCTCAACACAAGCATGTACAAG AGAAATAGCCCCGATACGGCGGCAACCATTATAGAACTCTTTCTGTGGGCACCAAGTTCTTGGTTACGTAGTGACAGTAAATTACCGTCAAGTAATGAG atTCTTCAATGGCTTTTGTGTCTCACGACCAAAGTTCTTTGCGAGGGGCGAAAAGTTACTGATTCTACATCTAATCAATTTTCTCAGAAAATCAACGAAGATCTCGTTTCCAATCGTGAGTATACTCGGCAAATGTCTACGCGATCATGTGGACGTCGCACAATGCCCGAGTATCAATTGATAGCCAGCTTTTTAAGTAGGGTTTCGCTGATAAATGTCAGGGACGCGTTGAAGTGGATTCATAACCACACTTAA